In one Pseudomonas fitomaticsae genomic region, the following are encoded:
- a CDS encoding 23S rRNA (adenine(2030)-N(6))-methyltransferase RlmJ, with translation MNYRHAFHAGNHADVFKHLTLTRLIALMSRKEQPFAYLDSHAGIGLYDLQGDQANRTGEYLEGIARLWDQPDLPALTADYMKVLHEMNPDGQLRYYPGSPELARRLTRSQDRVLLNEKHPEDGVLLKDNMKGDRRVAVHLGEGWHVARALLPVAEKRAVMLIDPPFEKLDEMQRCAASLKEAISRMRQTVAAIWYPVKDQRALRRFYQDLAGTGAPKLLRVELLVHPLDTPNSLNGSGLAIANPPWGLEEELRELLPWLSKKLGQTQGGWQMDWLIAES, from the coding sequence ATGAATTATCGTCACGCCTTCCATGCCGGCAATCACGCCGATGTGTTCAAACACCTGACCTTGACCCGCCTCATCGCCCTGATGTCGCGCAAGGAGCAGCCGTTTGCCTATCTCGACAGCCACGCCGGCATCGGTCTGTATGACCTGCAGGGCGATCAGGCCAACCGTACCGGCGAGTACCTGGAAGGCATCGCGCGGTTGTGGGATCAGCCGGATTTGCCGGCGCTGACCGCGGACTACATGAAAGTGCTGCACGAGATGAACCCGGACGGCCAGTTGCGCTATTACCCCGGTTCGCCGGAGCTGGCGCGACGTCTGACCCGTTCCCAGGACCGGGTGTTGCTCAACGAGAAGCACCCGGAAGACGGCGTGCTGCTCAAGGACAACATGAAGGGCGACCGTCGTGTGGCCGTGCATCTGGGGGAGGGCTGGCATGTGGCGCGGGCGTTGCTGCCGGTGGCCGAGAAACGTGCGGTGATGCTGATCGACCCGCCGTTCGAGAAACTCGACGAGATGCAGCGTTGCGCAGCGTCCTTGAAAGAGGCGATCTCGCGCATGCGCCAGACCGTGGCCGCGATCTGGTATCCGGTGAAGGATCAGCGTGCGCTGCGTCGTTTCTATCAGGATCTGGCCGGCACCGGTGCGCCGAAGTTGCTGCGGGTCGAGCTGCTGGTACATCCGCTGGACACGCCGAACAGCCTGAACGGCTCTGGCCTGGCGATTGCCAATCCGCCGTGGGGGCTGGAGGAAGAATTGCGTGAGCTGCTGCCGTGGCTGTCCAAGAAACTTGGGCAGACCCAGGGTGGGTGGCAGATGGACTGGTTGATCGCCGAGAGCTGA
- a CDS encoding alkaline phosphatase D family protein produces MLKPTVGPIVGHTTTNQARIFIRGGLQHNAAVFAGIRYRILDTKQWQTGQFVKLDSTRDMTEVLVLDHLQADTDYEYQTGWFSPMSPVHTIHSVAELPLQWPRETYRLRTRSHQPLQPRAYILGSCRYLRMTAGIPVLPHLGDRIFASISQLIEGAQPTISAIMMCGDQIYADDLNLFAPDRDYDDFIAKYRAAFSLPNIRRLMSETSTYMILDDHEIEDNWPMNANEPDESLYRNAMAAYDIYQASHSPICSITTNGTIDRTSLKHYWYQFSDGDIEWFVTDSRTRRNLSNDNRRILDEEQEQALCKWLVESPARVKFVVTSVMFYPDRKMNGDDAWAGFPEQRLRLLEIIRRHRLRNVVFISGDVHGSLTSRLSHSEDPDFEVHTVVSSPLSNSKLLPYATTATFTLDQPLAQTEAGEYRHSLTSQVISQDNFAHMVVEAGRIQVNYHDRDGRHLQSIDIPLR; encoded by the coding sequence ATGCTGAAACCTACTGTCGGCCCGATCGTTGGCCACACAACAACTAATCAGGCGCGAATCTTTATTCGCGGCGGACTGCAACATAACGCTGCCGTATTTGCCGGCATTCGCTATCGGATATTGGATACGAAACAATGGCAGACTGGCCAGTTTGTAAAACTTGATTCAACTCGCGACATGACTGAAGTACTGGTGCTCGATCATTTGCAAGCCGACACCGACTACGAATACCAGACCGGCTGGTTCAGCCCGATGAGCCCCGTCCACACCATTCACAGCGTGGCGGAGTTGCCGCTGCAATGGCCAAGGGAGACGTATCGCCTGCGCACCCGCAGCCATCAGCCTTTACAGCCGCGCGCCTACATCCTCGGCTCCTGCCGCTATCTGCGCATGACCGCCGGCATCCCGGTGCTTCCGCATCTGGGCGATCGGATCTTCGCGTCCATCAGCCAGTTGATCGAGGGCGCACAACCGACGATCAGCGCGATCATGATGTGCGGTGATCAGATCTACGCAGACGATTTGAACCTGTTCGCCCCGGATCGCGACTATGACGATTTCATTGCAAAGTACCGTGCGGCGTTTTCCCTGCCTAATATTCGACGACTGATGTCGGAGACTTCGACTTACATGATTCTTGATGATCATGAAATAGAAGATAACTGGCCCATGAACGCCAACGAGCCCGATGAAAGTCTCTATCGCAACGCAATGGCGGCTTACGATATTTATCAAGCGAGTCATAGTCCAATCTGCTCGATAACAACTAACGGCACAATCGACCGCACTTCACTGAAGCACTACTGGTATCAATTCAGCGACGGCGATATCGAATGGTTTGTGACGGACAGTCGAACTCGCCGCAACTTGTCGAACGACAACCGCCGCATCCTCGACGAAGAACAGGAACAGGCCTTGTGCAAGTGGCTGGTCGAAAGCCCGGCGCGGGTCAAGTTCGTAGTCACCAGCGTCATGTTCTACCCCGACCGCAAAATGAACGGCGATGATGCCTGGGCGGGCTTCCCCGAACAGCGCCTGCGCCTGCTGGAAATCATTCGCCGGCATCGGCTCAGGAACGTCGTGTTCATTTCCGGCGATGTGCATGGCTCGCTGACCAGTCGCCTGAGCCACAGCGAAGACCCGGACTTTGAGGTGCACACCGTCGTGTCCTCGCCGCTGAGTAACAGCAAACTGCTGCCCTACGCCACCACCGCGACTTTTACGCTCGACCAGCCGCTGGCGCAGACCGAGGCAGGTGAATACCGGCATTCGCTGACCAGCCAGGTCATCAGCCAGGACAACTTTGCGCACATGGTGGTCGAGGCAGGACGGATCCAGGTCAACTATCACGACCGCGATGGCCGGCACCTGCAATCCATCGATATCCCGTTGCGATGA
- the msrA gene encoding peptide-methionine (S)-S-oxide reductase MsrA: MVLRSEILVNKNVLPTKEQALPGRETAMTLPEKHFVFEDTPLLGPFFEDVDFAIFGLGCFWGAERRFWQREGVVSTVVGYAGGYTPNPTYEEVCSGLTGHAEVVLVVYDKAKVSYEELLAMFWELHNPTQGMRQGNDIGTQYRSVIYATHPEQLDAALKSKAVYQAELSKAGLGEISTEIEQAPTVYFAETYHQQYLAKNPEGYCGIGGTGVCMPPSLAGN; this comes from the coding sequence ATGGTTCTGCGCTCGGAAATTCTGGTGAACAAAAACGTGCTACCGACAAAAGAACAAGCTCTGCCTGGCCGCGAAACCGCAATGACCCTGCCTGAAAAGCACTTCGTGTTCGAAGACACGCCGCTGCTCGGCCCGTTTTTCGAAGACGTCGACTTCGCGATCTTCGGCCTGGGCTGCTTCTGGGGTGCAGAACGCCGCTTCTGGCAGCGCGAAGGCGTGGTCAGCACCGTGGTCGGTTACGCCGGCGGTTACACGCCGAACCCGACCTACGAAGAAGTCTGCTCGGGCCTGACCGGCCACGCTGAAGTGGTTCTGGTGGTGTATGACAAGGCCAAGGTCAGCTACGAAGAGCTGCTGGCGATGTTCTGGGAATTGCACAACCCGACGCAGGGCATGCGCCAGGGCAATGACATCGGCACTCAGTACCGTTCGGTGATCTATGCGACCCATCCGGAGCAACTGGATGCGGCGCTGAAGAGCAAAGCTGTTTATCAGGCTGAGCTGTCGAAGGCGGGTCTGGGTGAAATCAGCACCGAGATTGAACAGGCACCGACCGTTTACTTCGCCGAGACCTATCACCAGCAGTATCTGGCGAAAAATCCGGAAGGCTACTGCGGGATTGGCGGCACCGGCGTTTGCATGCCACCGAGTCTGGCGGGTAACTAA
- the putP gene encoding sodium/proline symporter PutP, with the protein MSASNPTLITFVIYIAAMVLIGFMAYRSTNNLSDYILGGRSLGSVVTALSAGASDMSGWLLMGLPGAIYMSGLSESWIAIGLIVGAYLNWLFVAGRLRVQTEHNGDALTLPDYFSSRFEDKSGLLRIISAVVILVFFTIYCASGIVAGARLFESTFGMSYETALWAGAAATIAYTFVGGFLAVSWTDTVQATLMIFALILTPIIVLLATGGVDTTFLAIEAQDPSNFDMLKGTTFIGIISLMGWGLGYFGQPHILARFMAADSVKSIANARRISMTWMILCLGGTVAVGFFGIAYFSAHPEVAGPVTENHERVFIELAKILFNPWIAGVLLSAILAAVMSTLSCQLLVCSSALTEDFYKAFLRKSASQVELVWVGRAMVLLVALVAIALAANPENRVLGLVSYAWAGFGAAFGPVVLISVIWKKMTRDGALAGILVGAITVIVWKHFEVLGLYEIIPGFIFASLAIYLVSLMGQPSTGMVQRFEAAEKDFHLNK; encoded by the coding sequence ATGAGCGCAAGCAATCCAACCCTGATCACGTTCGTGATCTACATCGCAGCAATGGTGCTGATCGGCTTCATGGCCTATCGCTCCACCAACAACCTTTCTGACTACATTCTGGGCGGCCGCAGCCTGGGCAGCGTGGTGACGGCATTGTCCGCCGGCGCTTCCGACATGAGCGGCTGGTTGCTGATGGGCCTGCCGGGCGCCATCTACATGTCCGGCCTGTCCGAAAGCTGGATCGCCATCGGCCTGATCGTCGGTGCCTACCTGAACTGGCTGTTCGTCGCCGGTCGTCTGCGAGTTCAAACCGAACACAACGGCGACGCGCTGACCCTGCCGGACTATTTCTCCAGCCGTTTCGAAGACAAGAGCGGTCTGCTGCGGATCATTTCGGCAGTCGTGATTCTGGTGTTCTTCACCATCTACTGCGCTTCCGGCATCGTGGCCGGTGCCCGTCTGTTCGAAAGCACCTTCGGCATGTCCTACGAGACGGCGCTGTGGGCCGGTGCTGCGGCGACGATTGCCTACACCTTCGTCGGCGGTTTCCTCGCGGTCAGCTGGACCGATACCGTGCAAGCCACCCTGATGATCTTCGCGCTGATCCTGACGCCGATCATCGTTCTGCTGGCGACCGGTGGCGTGGATACCACGTTCCTGGCCATCGAAGCGCAGGACCCGAGCAACTTCGACATGCTCAAGGGCACCACTTTCATCGGCATCATCTCGCTGATGGGTTGGGGTCTGGGCTACTTCGGCCAGCCGCACATCCTGGCGCGCTTCATGGCCGCTGATTCGGTGAAATCGATCGCCAACGCCCGTCGCATCTCCATGACCTGGATGATCCTGTGCCTGGGCGGCACCGTAGCCGTGGGCTTCTTCGGTATCGCTTACTTCTCGGCGCACCCGGAAGTCGCGGGTCCAGTGACCGAGAACCACGAGCGTGTGTTCATCGAGCTGGCGAAAATCCTGTTCAACCCATGGATTGCAGGCGTGCTGTTGTCGGCGATTCTCGCGGCGGTGATGAGCACCCTGAGCTGCCAGTTGCTGGTGTGCTCCAGCGCCCTGACCGAAGACTTCTACAAGGCTTTCCTGCGCAAGAGCGCTTCCCAGGTTGAACTGGTGTGGGTCGGTCGTGCGATGGTGCTGCTGGTCGCTTTGGTCGCCATCGCTCTGGCCGCCAATCCGGAAAACCGCGTGCTGGGTCTCGTGTCCTACGCCTGGGCCGGTTTCGGTGCAGCCTTCGGTCCGGTGGTCCTGATCTCGGTGATCTGGAAGAAGATGACCCGCGACGGCGCACTGGCCGGCATCCTGGTCGGCGCGATCACTGTGATCGTGTGGAAGCACTTTGAAGTGCTGGGTCTGTACGAAATCATCCCGGGCTTCATCTTCGCCAGCCTGGCCATCTACCTGGTCAGCCTGATGGGCCAGCCAAGCACTGGCATGGTTCAGCGCTTTGAAGCGGCCGAGAAGGATTTCCATCTGAACAAGTGA
- a CDS encoding putative bifunctional diguanylate cyclase/phosphodiesterase produces the protein MKSQPDAASRMVAEVVTQLPVPSRLGMLRFERLNEASWAMLFLDPNCERQFGQPAVELCALVGSPYASLMEPEARYQLHDAIQQQLGESPHYLVRYTLHTAAGVLSILELGEAYKQHNRHLLRGYLLAVDDVFDEAPALPSVDLETQNSRLQIALELNQRAQQEQLQHLERVRAQQDLILLLARQRYSSQNSLQEAAELITRCACDIYEIDCASLWNLEGQKLVPISAYHRATQEYILPEVIDVSGFPDYMDALHGSRAIDAHNAMRDPRTREMAEALRPRDVNAMLDASIRVDGQVVGVLCLEQTGVTRAWQSDEIAFAGELADQFAQVINNHNRRTATSALHLFQRAVEQSANAFLLVNCDGVVEYVNPSFTAITQYTTEEVHGQRLSELPALENLSELLFDAPSALAKSNSWQGEFKSRRKNLEPYWGQLSISKVYGDNRELTHYIGIYEDITQTKLAQQRIERLAYTDNLTNLGNRPAFIRNLDERFARDSDTPISLLLVDIDNFKRINDSLGHQTGDKLLISLARRLRNSLSPSGSLARFASNEFAVLLDNTDLEAGQQIASQLLMTLDKPMFVDNQLISVTGSVGLACAPLHGRDPQTLMRNAGLALHKAKANGKHQVQVFTEALNAEASYKLFVENNLRRALTQNELDVFYQPKLCLRSGRLLGMEALLRWNHPERGMIRPDQFISVAEETGLIIPIGKWIARQACRMSKALTAAGMGNLQVAINLSPKQFSDPDLVASIANILKEEALPANLLELELTEGLLLEATEDTHLQLDQLKRLGLTLAMDDFGTGYSSLSYLKKFPIDIIKIDRSFIHEIPDNQDDMEITSAVIAMAHNLKLKVVAEGIETAEQLAFLRRHRCDVGQGYLFDRPIPGAELIQALKRYPRGPLCL, from the coding sequence ATGAAGAGCCAACCCGATGCCGCCAGCCGTATGGTGGCCGAGGTAGTGACGCAGTTGCCTGTGCCCTCGCGGCTCGGCATGCTGCGTTTCGAGCGCCTGAATGAAGCCAGCTGGGCGATGCTGTTTCTCGATCCCAACTGCGAACGCCAGTTCGGCCAGCCCGCCGTCGAACTCTGCGCCCTGGTCGGCTCGCCCTACGCCAGCCTGATGGAACCCGAAGCGCGCTATCAGCTGCACGACGCGATCCAGCAACAACTTGGCGAAAGCCCCCATTATCTGGTGCGCTACACCCTGCACACCGCCGCCGGCGTACTGAGCATTCTTGAACTGGGTGAAGCCTACAAACAGCACAACCGCCACTTGCTGCGCGGTTACTTGCTGGCGGTCGACGATGTGTTTGACGAGGCGCCAGCGCTGCCGTCCGTCGACCTTGAGACCCAGAACTCGCGCCTGCAAATCGCCCTCGAGCTCAATCAGCGCGCCCAGCAAGAACAGTTGCAACATCTGGAGCGGGTGCGCGCCCAGCAGGATCTGATCCTGTTGCTGGCTCGCCAGCGCTACAGCAGCCAGAACTCCCTGCAAGAAGCCGCCGAACTGATCACCCGCTGCGCCTGCGATATCTACGAAATCGACTGCGCCAGCCTGTGGAACCTTGAAGGCCAGAAGCTGGTGCCGATCTCGGCGTACCACCGCGCCACTCAGGAATACATTCTGCCGGAGGTGATCGACGTCAGCGGCTTCCCCGATTACATGGACGCGCTGCACGGCAGCCGCGCCATCGACGCGCACAACGCGATGCGCGACCCGCGTACCCGGGAGATGGCCGAGGCCCTGCGCCCGCGTGACGTCAACGCCATGCTCGACGCCAGCATCCGCGTCGACGGCCAGGTGGTCGGCGTGTTGTGCCTGGAGCAGACCGGCGTCACCCGCGCCTGGCAGTCCGACGAAATCGCCTTTGCCGGCGAGCTGGCCGACCAGTTCGCCCAGGTCATCAACAACCACAACCGCCGCACCGCCACCAGCGCCCTGCACCTGTTCCAGCGCGCGGTCGAACAAAGCGCCAACGCCTTTTTGCTGGTCAATTGCGACGGTGTGGTCGAGTACGTCAACCCGAGCTTCACCGCGATCACCCAGTACACCACCGAGGAAGTCCACGGCCAGCGCCTGTCGGAACTGCCGGCCCTGGAAAACCTCAGCGAGCTGTTGTTCGACGCGCCCTCGGCGCTGGCCAAGAGCAACAGCTGGCAGGGCGAATTCAAGAGCCGCCGCAAGAACCTCGAACCCTACTGGGGCCAGTTGTCGATCTCCAAGGTCTACGGCGACAACCGTGAGCTGACGCACTACATCGGCATCTACGAAGACATCACCCAGACCAAACTGGCGCAGCAGCGCATCGAGCGCCTGGCCTACACCGACAACCTGACCAACCTCGGCAACCGGCCTGCATTTATCCGCAATCTGGATGAACGCTTCGCCCGAGATAGCGATACCCCGATCAGCCTGCTGCTGGTAGACATCGATAACTTCAAGCGGATCAACGACAGCCTCGGCCACCAGACCGGCGACAAACTGTTGATCAGTCTGGCCCGGCGCCTGCGCAACAGCCTGAGCCCGAGCGGCAGCCTGGCGCGGTTCGCCAGTAATGAATTCGCGGTGTTGCTCGACAACACCGACCTCGAAGCCGGCCAACAGATCGCCAGCCAGCTGCTGATGACCCTCGACAAACCGATGTTCGTCGACAACCAGTTGATCAGCGTCACCGGCTCCGTGGGCCTGGCTTGCGCGCCGCTGCACGGCCGCGACCCGCAGACCCTGATGCGCAACGCCGGTCTGGCCCTGCACAAGGCCAAGGCCAACGGCAAACATCAGGTGCAGGTGTTCACCGAAGCGCTGAATGCCGAGGCCAGCTACAAACTGTTCGTCGAAAACAACCTGCGCCGCGCCCTGACCCAGAACGAGCTGGACGTGTTCTACCAGCCGAAGCTGTGCCTGCGCAGCGGTCGCCTGCTCGGCATGGAAGCGCTGCTGCGCTGGAATCACCCGGAGCGCGGCATGATCCGCCCGGACCAGTTCATCAGCGTCGCCGAGGAAACCGGCCTGATCATTCCGATCGGCAAGTGGATCGCCCGCCAGGCCTGCCGCATGAGCAAGGCGCTGACCGCCGCCGGCATGGGCAATTTGCAAGTGGCGATCAACCTGTCGCCCAAGCAGTTCTCCGACCCGGATCTGGTGGCCTCGATCGCCAACATCCTCAAGGAAGAAGCGCTGCCGGCCAATCTGCTGGAACTGGAGCTGACCGAAGGCCTGCTGCTGGAAGCCACAGAAGACACTCACTTGCAGCTCGACCAGCTCAAGCGTCTGGGCCTGACCCTGGCCATGGACGACTTCGGCACCGGTTACTCGTCGCTCAGCTACCTGAAAAAATTCCCGATCGACATCATCAAGATCGATCGCAGCTTCATCCATGAAATCCCGGACAACCAGGACGACATGGAAATCACCTCCGCCGTGATCGCCATGGCTCACAACCTGAAACTCAAGGTCGTGGCCGAAGGCATCGAGACCGCCGAGCAGCTGGCGTTCCTGCGCCGGCACCGCTGCGACGTTGGCCAGGGCTACCTGTTCGACCGGCCGATTCCGGGCGCCGAGCTGATCCAGGCGCTCAAGCGCTACCCGCGCGGCCCGCTCTGTCTGTAA
- a CDS encoding DUF4123 domain-containing protein yields MQPDQWLKDVPLKPSEQLFAIFSSASASEPLKGWPSNAQMPKPVWAETIYAEWDAVMPYVGIVEAGSEFLDWVATTESRDWGWLAVSSAGLEAVVEHFRSLTQVLMPDGKAVFFRFWDGRFLLPILESSEVDAGQLLPVLTRGLINGQAVEIGGRARVSGREFPWWSVPEKLLAQFGDDARINNALQWLSEEQPVLSEAFPADVLRCKVVRFFAVSASDESSSSALLDYLRDESE; encoded by the coding sequence GTGCAGCCTGATCAATGGTTGAAGGATGTGCCGCTGAAGCCGTCTGAGCAGTTGTTCGCAATTTTCAGTAGCGCCAGTGCGTCAGAGCCGCTGAAGGGCTGGCCTTCGAATGCGCAGATGCCGAAACCGGTCTGGGCGGAAACGATTTATGCCGAGTGGGATGCGGTGATGCCCTACGTGGGAATCGTCGAGGCAGGCAGTGAGTTTCTGGATTGGGTGGCGACCACGGAGTCTCGCGACTGGGGTTGGCTGGCGGTTTCTTCGGCGGGGCTTGAGGCGGTGGTCGAGCACTTTCGTAGTTTGACCCAGGTGCTGATGCCGGACGGGAAAGCGGTGTTCTTCCGGTTCTGGGATGGGCGGTTTTTGTTGCCGATCCTTGAGTCGTCCGAGGTGGATGCCGGGCAACTACTACCGGTTCTCACGCGAGGCTTGATCAACGGTCAGGCCGTTGAGATCGGGGGAAGGGCGCGGGTCTCGGGGCGGGAGTTTCCTTGGTGGTCGGTGCCGGAAAAACTGCTGGCGCAATTTGGCGATGATGCCCGGATCAACAACGCCTTGCAGTGGCTGAGCGAGGAGCAGCCGGTGCTGTCTGAGGCGTTTCCTGCCGATGTCTTGCGCTGCAAGGTTGTCAGGTTTTTTGCAGTTTCGGCGTCGGACGAATCGTCGTCTTCGGCGTTGCTGGACTACTTGCGGGACGAATCAGAGTGA
- a CDS encoding type VI secretion system Vgr family protein has translation MFAPANQPRFTLTVEGAQFDLKVLEFTGKEAISQPFRFDLELVSERPDLDLESLLHCQAFLSFDDDGSGIHGQIYRVGQGDSGKRLTRYHVSLVPRLAYLGHRINQRIFQHQSVPQIVTQILKDHAILRDAFEFRLGSDYPPREYCVQYAESDLAFIQRLCAEVGIHFHFQHSPDGHLLVFGDDQTVFPRLAEPTLYLPGSGMAAAAPAIKRFTVRVETRTSVVTRRDYDFTKPRLPLQSWVESEQRPVLEDYHFPGQFTDRATGKQRAQRTLERHVADYRQAEGRSDQSALISGHFLQLIEHPRQDLNDLWLLTSLEHHGRQPQVLEESVTSDGDEFQGYRNTFLATPWDVFFRPPMGPEKPRMLGYQPAVVTGPQDSEIHCDEYGRVKVQLAWDRDGELNEHSSCWLRVASGWAHDRYGSVLIPRVGMEVLVGFIDSDADKPLVMGCLPNAATPVPLDLPADKTRSIFRSQSSPGGGGYNELRIEDRKGAEEIYLRAQRNWTQHVLNDQQVQVDNQRSIVVTGLAKHELKADEQRITHGQRQTEVKQDDHLTVTGDRHIRVSNQAINASAQFHVSAGQQVVIDGGASATIQAGGQWINIGPGGIFSSVPIVVGGAPMAAMSAAPIVPGLPEKLVAAPAAILTAAQIMSLKGDAPFCEECERCKEGVCAA, from the coding sequence ATGTTCGCGCCTGCCAATCAACCGCGTTTCACGTTGACCGTCGAAGGCGCCCAGTTTGACCTCAAAGTCCTTGAGTTCACGGGCAAGGAAGCCATCAGCCAACCCTTCCGCTTTGACCTGGAACTGGTCAGTGAGCGGCCGGATCTGGATCTGGAAAGCCTGCTGCACTGTCAAGCGTTTCTGAGTTTTGATGACGACGGTTCCGGTATCCACGGTCAGATCTATCGGGTCGGGCAGGGGGATTCCGGCAAGCGTCTGACCCGCTATCACGTCAGTCTTGTTCCACGTCTGGCCTATCTGGGGCATCGGATCAATCAGCGGATCTTCCAGCACCAAAGCGTGCCGCAGATCGTGACGCAGATCCTCAAGGATCACGCGATCCTGCGCGATGCCTTCGAATTTCGCCTCGGCAGCGACTACCCGCCCCGTGAATATTGCGTGCAGTACGCCGAGAGCGATCTGGCGTTCATTCAGCGGCTGTGTGCCGAAGTCGGCATTCACTTCCACTTCCAGCACAGTCCGGACGGCCATCTGTTGGTGTTCGGCGACGATCAAACGGTGTTCCCACGTCTGGCCGAGCCGACGCTGTACCTGCCGGGCAGCGGCATGGCTGCGGCGGCACCGGCGATCAAGCGCTTCACCGTACGGGTTGAAACCCGCACCAGCGTGGTCACCCGACGTGATTACGACTTCACCAAACCACGTCTGCCGCTGCAGAGTTGGGTGGAAAGCGAACAGCGCCCGGTGCTGGAGGATTACCATTTCCCCGGCCAGTTCACCGATCGCGCCACTGGCAAGCAACGGGCCCAGCGCACGCTTGAGCGGCATGTCGCCGACTACCGTCAGGCCGAGGGGCGCAGCGATCAATCTGCCTTGATCAGCGGACATTTCCTGCAGCTGATCGAGCATCCGCGCCAGGATTTGAATGACCTCTGGCTCCTGACCTCGCTCGAACACCATGGCCGGCAGCCGCAAGTGCTGGAGGAATCAGTCACCAGCGATGGCGACGAATTCCAGGGTTACCGTAATACCTTTCTCGCCACGCCGTGGGACGTGTTCTTCCGCCCGCCGATGGGCCCGGAAAAACCACGGATGCTCGGTTATCAACCCGCCGTGGTCACCGGCCCGCAAGACAGTGAAATCCATTGCGACGAGTACGGCCGGGTCAAGGTGCAACTGGCCTGGGATCGCGACGGCGAACTCAACGAGCATTCCAGCTGCTGGCTGCGGGTCGCCAGCGGTTGGGCTCATGACCGTTATGGCAGCGTGCTGATACCACGGGTCGGCATGGAAGTGCTGGTGGGTTTCATCGATTCCGATGCCGACAAACCGCTGGTCATGGGCTGCCTGCCGAACGCAGCGACGCCGGTGCCGCTGGACCTGCCGGCTGACAAGACCCGCAGTATTTTCCGCAGCCAGAGTAGTCCCGGCGGCGGAGGCTACAACGAATTGCGCATCGAGGATCGCAAGGGCGCCGAGGAAATCTACCTGCGGGCCCAGCGAAACTGGACGCAGCATGTGTTGAATGATCAACAGGTGCAGGTGGATAACCAGCGCAGCATTGTCGTCACCGGCCTCGCCAAACATGAGTTGAAAGCCGATGAACAGCGCATCACCCACGGTCAGCGTCAGACCGAAGTGAAGCAGGACGACCATCTTACGGTGACCGGCGACCGGCACATCCGCGTAAGCAATCAGGCGATCAACGCCAGTGCGCAATTCCACGTCAGCGCCGGCCAGCAGGTGGTAATCGACGGCGGGGCGAGCGCGACGATTCAGGCGGGCGGGCAGTGGATCAACATCGGCCCCGGCGGGATCTTCAGCAGCGTGCCAATTGTGGTGGGTGGCGCGCCGATGGCGGCGATGAGTGCTGCGCCGATAGTGCCGGGGTTGCCGGAGAAACTGGTGGCGGCACCGGCTGCGATTCTGACTGCTGCGCAAATCATGAGCCTTAAAGGAGATGCGCCGTTCTGCGAAGAATGCGAGCGCTGCAAGGAGGGTGTCTGTGCAGCCTGA